CAGCATATTGCTGCCGCTGCCCAGCAGCAGCGTCGCCTTACCCTCTCGCTTTGCCTCCCGCCAGGCGCTTTGCAGCAACGAAGCGGAATCGGCCTCAATGACGCGCTCGGCGTAAACCGGCAGCCCAAAGGTGTGCAGACGTTGAATAGAAACGGGAGAAGAAGGCATAGCGGGTTCCGGGTTATCGTTTGTACAAATCAGTGCGATGTATTGGGGTCTAGTCTACCCGATCGGAGGAATTAATGGCTAGGCTGTGTACCGCAATTGTACGCAGGTGGCGCTGCCAGACAGTTACAGCACACTGCGCAAGCTTAATACTTAATGCTGAAACTCGCACAGTCGCGGTAGGGGCGAGGCTCTATGAGCACGCGTTCAACTCTGGCGGATCGGGGGCCAACCTTTAACCACGCAATCAGCTTTTCTACCTGCTCCCGCTCACCGCAGGCCAACACTTCCACACGGCCGTCATCCATATTGTAGGCATAGCCTGTAACCCCCAGCGCCCGCGCCTGAAGCTGAGTGAAGTAGCGAAAACCAACACCTTGGACGACCCCGGATACATAGGCCATATAGCAAACGCTCATTTCAGTCTCCTTATTTAAGGTTTGCGCTCAAAGAAGACTAACGCCGATTTGTCGATCTCGCTATCATGACAGTAAGTTCATTCGACATCTTTCCATGTGCCTAAAAGGAGCTCGGCATGTTTAAAAATATTTTCGGTAAGAAAGCAGAAGAAAAACATTTTGTCACCGTGACGCTTAATGCCCGGCTTCAGCCAACTCATAGAGGTGATTTGGAAGATGCGCTGGAGAAAGTTTTAGAGCGCTACACCATCGGCCACGTCAGCGGCGGCGGCTCTTTACTCACTGACGATGGCGAAGTCAGTGAGTGCGACATTGAAATTGATGCAACGGACGTCAGCGAACAGGCGATAGGCCACATTCTCGGCTTTCTGGAAAAAGCTCTCGCGCCCAAAGGTTCCCGGTTACGCGTCGATGACCGTACGATCCCCTTCGGGCATCAAGAAGGGTTAGCACTCTATCTCAACGGCACCGATTTGCCGGATGACGTTTATCAAAACAGCGACGTTAACGTCGTCTGGAGCGAAGTGGAAAAGGCACTTGGAGAAGAGGGCTCCATTCATAGCTATTATCAGGGCAACAAAGAGACAGCACTTTACCTGTACGGCAGCAGTTTCGCCACCATGCGCGCGCTTATCCAACCGTTTCTCGACGACTATCCCCTGTGCCAGCGCTGCCGGATTGAACAGGTTGCCTAACGCACGATATGTCAGGAAAAGAACACTATAGTTAAACAGCGATGCTATAAACAGCAAGGAACAGTCACCCATGAAGAAATTCGCTTCTCGCGCACTACTGGCGCTAGCACTGACCGGATGTGCGTTTACCGCGCTGTCATCTGCCCCGACCAAGCAGGAGACGCAGGTCCCTGGCTACTACCGTATGTCGCTCGGCCAGTTTGAAGTCACTGCGCTGTACGACGGCTCTGTCAAGATCGGCACCAGTCTGTATAAAGGCATAAGTGCTAAAGACGCCAAAGCGCTGCTGGACAAAATGTACCTCAACAGTGACAGCGGAGTGCAGACCGCCGTTAACGCCTACCTGATTAATACCGGTAGCCGTCTGGTGCTGGTGGACTCCGGCGCGGCAAAGTGCTTTGGCCCAACGCTGGGATCAATAAAGGATAATCTACAGGCATCTGGCTATAAGCCAGAGCAGGTAGATACCGTGCTGCTGACTCACCTTCATCCCGATCACCTGTGCGGCATCACTGATAACGGAGCAATGGTCTTTCCTAACGCGACTATTTATGCCGCCAAAGCCGAAGCCGACTACTGGCTAAACCCGGAACAGGCAGCAAAAGCGCCGGATGACGCCAAGTCAACATTTACCGCTATCAAAACAGCCGTTACCCCTTATCAAACTGCCGGAAAGTTTAAGACGTATCAGCCTGCAGACGCACTGCTCGACGGCGTTACCGTGATGCCAACGCCGGGACACACGCCTGGCCACAGCTCTTATCTGTTCACCTCTGGCGAACAGCGCCTGCTGGTTTGGGGAGACATCGTCCACAGCCATTCAGTGCAGTTTACCCGCCCAGAAGTCGCCATGGAGTTTGACGTTGATAGTAAAGAGGCGATAAAAACCCGCAAAATGATGTTCGCCAACGTGGCGAAAACCGATCTTTGGATAGCCGGAGCCCATCTGCCATTCCCCGGTATTGGGCATGTAGGTGCGGACGCTCAGGGATATCGCTGGGTGCCGGTGGAGTATAGTCCGTTTAAATAAGGCCATACTGGTTTAAGAAGGCGTTTATTAAAGGGGGAATCGGCTTCCCCCTTAGGTACGTTTCAACCCGCGAACTACTTCAACAGATCGATCAACCGCAGCAGAGCCAGCAACAGCTCCAGCACGGCAATGAGTACAACCAGCTTACGCATCAGTGTGTCCATCCGCTCTCCTTCTTGAAGGAGCGCAACGCCAACATCTTATCCTTACGCCGCCTGTCGATGCTGGTGTACATTTGTTGAGTCATGTTGTCGCACTCCAGACCGGGACACCGCCTGCGGCACCACCCGTCCGGCAGCCAGGGCTTAAAATCGGTTTGATCTGAAGTGCGATAAACTCAACGTTTCGCATTATAGAGTGGGGTTATTGATTTGCAACGGGGGATAAAGGGGGTTAAAATCATGTCGTTGAGTTATGTTGTCGCACAACGCCGCTTAAGCCGTTACCTGCAGCCTAAGGGCAAAAAAATAAGAATCCCCGTCTCACCAGCGGGGATTTTTGTTTTCTGCGATATATCTCCAAAAATAATGGCGGCGCTTCCTGCCTTAAAAAGTCTCTCTCCCCTGCCTCCACGCTAATACAACCCCTACACCTCGTTCAATCGTCTCATTCGCCTGCTGAAACAGCTCCGCGTCACCCTGAGTCAACACCGCTAGCTGGCGGCGCTTTTCTGCCAGATAGCCTTCGGCAAAGGCAGGGTCAAAATCGGCCACGGTGCGGCAGTTGTCGATAATGTCCGCCAGCTTAATGGTTTTCGCCTGCGGGCAGGCGAGCGCAGTGTGCCGGAGGTCGACAACAAAGCGCGCCTCTCTGTCACCGTCTCGCTCAGCGCTGACCTTAGTGACCATCGCCACATACTGAGCAACCGACTCACCGAACAGGTGAAAAATGTCGTCGATAAGAACGTCGGTGTCCTCCACCGTATCGTGCAGCCAGGCAGCGGCCAGCATTTCTGGCGTATGGGGCACTGAGCGCACCAGTTCTACCACCGCGGCAGGGTGCACAATATAGGGCGCCAGCGTGTACTTCCGCCGCTGGTTAGCTTCCCCATGAACTCGGGAGGCGAACTCTCGCGCGCGTTTTTCAAGATCGCTCATCACCTCTCCCCTTTCATCAGGCCAGATCGTAGCGCTTAATCTTGCGATACAGCGTTGCAATACCAATACCCAAGTGCTCCGCTGCCCGCTTCTTTCCTTCAACATCGTGACCAAACTGCGTTAAAGCCAGCGCGATAGCCTCTTTTTCAGCGGGTATGGCCGCGCCCTTAAGTGGAGACGCAGACTTGTTCGTCAACATGCGCTCTGTCGCGTGCAGTAAGTGAGGGGGTAAATGGCTGGCGTTGATGCCGGACGCGTCGCCCTGCATCACGTAGATATACTCAATCACGTTGCGCAGCTCGCGAATATTGCCCGGCCAATGATAAGCATACAGCAGGTTAATCACGTCCGCAGGCAGCTTTTGCCTCGGCCTCTGATAGCTGTCGGAGAACTCGTCAGCGAAATATTGCGCCAATGTGGCGATGTCTTCTTTACGCTCCCGCAGTGAAGGAAGCTCTAATGGCACCACGTTCAGACGGTAGTAAAGATCCTGCCGGAACTGGCCGTTCTCAACCATGTCGTACAGGTTTTTATTGGTGGCGGCAATAATGCGTACGTCGATATTAATTACGTTGTTAGAGCCTACCCGCGTAATAGCCTTCTCTTGCAAAACCCGCAGCAGCTTGGCCTGAAGGTGCAGCGGCATATCGCCGATTTCGTCTAAAAACAGGCTGCCGCCGTGAGCCAGTTCGAATTTACCCACTCGCCCTTTTGGATCCGCGCCGCTGAACGCGCCGCGCACGTAGCCGAACAGCTCGCTTTCCAGCAGCTGTTCGGGAATGGCTGCACAGTTAATGGTGACAAACGGCTGCGCCTTGCGCGGACTGTTTTGATGAATAGCGAACGCCACCACCTCTTTCCCCGCGCCGCTCTCACCGGTAATCAGCACGCTGGCGTAGCTGTCCGCCACTTTGCCAATGGTGTTTCGAAGCTGCTCCATCGGGCGGGAATGCCCTACTAGCCGAGCGCGGTCGTCAAACTCATTGGCAGGCAGTGTGACTTTGCTCATGTAGTCGCGGGCATCGTGGAAAATGACCATCGTCAGGCTGTCTTTATCAAATGACGACAGGGATATTTGCTTACACAGCACGTGATGGCGCTGCCCTTCCAGCGTTAGCCACGCTTCCTCATCGCCGTACAGCACGTCCCCGGTCATTTCGATCTCAAGCGCCATTCCCACCACTTCGCGGTTAAACAGGCGTTCAGCCGACAGGTTGGCGTGCCAGATGCGGTTCTGGCCATCGATCGCCACCACGCCGCGATCCATCGCGTCAATAAGACGACGAAACGCGCCCAGCGTCTCCTGCGCTCGCAGTCTCTCGAGGCATTCGAACACCTTGCTGGAAATCATCTCGGCAATCTGTTCAATGAAGGTGATGAACTTATCGATTTGATTAAGCAGAACCTGACGCTGCTCCATGGAAGAACAGATGATGCCAATAACGCCGATGACGCGATCGTTCAGAAAAATTGGCGCGTTTAAATCCAGCACTTCAGAGCAGTAAAGATGCTTCTCACAGCTGCGGCAGAGAATATTCTCACCGGGGTTCTCTATCAGTACCGTTTTCTGTACCTGTAAAACGTGGCGGTAAATATAGCCGTTTTTTGCCACGTTCTGATTGAGCATGTGGCGATATTTACCCGTCCCGGCGATGCGAATGAGCGACTCGTCGATGATTTCAACGTCGGTCCCAGTAATGCCGGAAATGGCGTCCGCATAGTTACAGATATCGTCCTGAATATTGCTTAATACCGAGATCACAACGGTTTCCCCCGATGGCTTCCCATAGTTATCAATAAATGATAATTATTGAATGGAGAATTAACGCATCCCCAAATCAACAGCATTATTCTATTGTATTTAAATAACTATTCTTATTTATCCATGTAGATCACATAAATTATCAATAGTGATAATTTATCACCCCATTGATAATTTATTTTTTCTTCACGATTTCCCTCATTTAATTAACCCTAATAAAAAACATTACAAATCAATAAATAAAAGAAAAATAACGCCTTCTTTTTCAAAGTGGCACGCTGCTTGCTTTTCTATGACTATCGATAAACGCGATAAACATGCAGCCAAGGTGTTGCATCGAGTTAAAAACAATAATGAGGCTTTTTCATGCAGGACATATTGCAGTGTTTTATCAACCATACCTCGTTCACTGAACGCCCTACGGCACCGCTTGCGCCGTTCAGCTATCAGGAATTGGTAAAAGCGTTGAACTTCCACCGTTCTATGCCGGGTTATGCGCCAACGCCGCTTTATCATTTACCGATACTTTCTAAAGAGCTCGGCATTAAAAGTCTGTGTCTTAAGGATGAGTCACAACGCTTTGGCCTAAAAGCGTTTAAAGTGCTGGGCGGCGCTTACGCCATGGCCAGACACATCGCGGATCTGCTGGGTAAAGATATTAGCGAACTGCCTTTTGACGTGATGACCAGCGACGCGGTGAGAAAAGAAATCAAAGAAGTCACCTTCGCTACCACCACTGACGGCAACCACGGTCGCGGCGTAGCGTGGATGGCGCGCCAGCTTAAACAGAAGTCCGTTGTTTATATGCCGAAGGGTTCTTCACAGGAAAGACTGACCGCCATTCGCAACGAAGGGGCTCGGGCGGAAATCGTTGATATGAACTACGACGACGCGGTGCGCATGACCGCCGAACAGGCGAAAGAGCACGGCTGGGTTGTTGTGCAGGATACCGCATGGCCGGGCTACGAGAAGATCCCTCTGTGGATTATGCAGGGCTACGGCTCCCTGATGCTGGAAGCGATGAACCAGCTTCATCAGGTTCCGCCGACGCACGTCTTTGTTCAGGCCGGTGTAGGCTCGTTTGCCGGTATGGTACAGGGCATGCTGACCGCCGCCTACGGCGAAAACAGGCCGAAAGTTATCGTGGCGGAAGCGCTGATTGCCGACTGCCTGTATCGCTCGGCCCTATCGAAGAAGGGTGCGGCGATTCCGGTTGGCGGCGATCTGCAAACCGTGATGGCCGGGCTGGCCTGCGGTGAAGCCAACTCCATCGGTTGGGAGCTGCTACGCGACTACGCGGACGCCTTCGCCTCCTGTCCGGACTTCGTCGCCACGCTAGGCATGCGCACGCTAGGCAACCCGCTGCCGGGAGATCCGCACATTGTTTCTGGCGAGTCCGGCGCGGTAACGACAGGCCTGCTCAGCATTCTGATGCGTTCGCCGGAAATGGCGCAAATTCGCGAGCAGCTGGGCTTAAATCAAGACTCTCGCGTGCTGGTTATCAGCACAGAAGGCGACACCGACCCGCAGCGCTATCGCGACATCGTGTGGGACGGCGAAATTCCAAGTTTCAAAAAATACTAGGCTGTGCCTTACGGCCCCGCAATTACGGTCATTACGGAGAATAAACATGTTATCAGCAAGTCGTTTTGATGAAGTGGTTAAAAACTGCCAGACCCTGATCCACGAAAAGAGCTACTCCGGTCAGGAAGGCGATGTGGTCAAAGCTATCGAAAAAATGATGAAAAGCTACAGTTTTGACGACATTCACATCGATAAATACGGCAACATCGTCGGCGGCATCGTTGGCAATCGCCCGGGCAAGACGCTGGTGCTTGACGGCCACATCGACACCGTTCCGGTAGACGAAGAAAAGTGGAGCCGTAACCCCTACGGCGGCGACATTGAAGACGGCAAAATCTACGGTCGCGGCACTACCGATATGAAGGGTGCCGTTGCTGCCATGATTTCTGCCGTTGGCTTCTACGGCCAAGACCACCAGCGCGACTTCGCCGGCAAAATTTACGTCGCCTGTATCGTACACGAAGAGTGCTTTGAGGGCGTCGCCGCCCGTCTGGTGTCCGAACGCTATAAGCCGGACTACGTCATCATCGGCGAAGCCTCCGAGCTGAATCTGAAAATCGGCCAGCGCGGTCGGGCGGAAATCGTGGTGGAAACCTACGGCAAGCCTGCCCACTCAGCCAACCCTCAGGCGGGCATCAACGCGGTGTACAAGATGTCACAGCTGATTGACAAAATCCGCACCGTCACGCCACCGACTCATCCGGTACTGGGCTTGGGCATTCTGGAGCTGACCGATATTAAATCCTCGCCGTACCCGGGCGCCTCCGTGGTGCCAGACTACTGCCGCGCCACCTATGACCGCCGCCTGCTGGTGGGCGAAACCAAAGAAAGCGTTATCGCTCCGCTGCAAAAGGCGCTCAAAGAGCTGGAAGCGCAGGATCCGCAGTTTAAGGGCAAGGTGTCCTACGCCTTTGGGCAAGAGTCCTGCTACACCGGTTCAACCATTGAAGGCGAGCGCTTCTTCCCCGGCTGGGTGTTCGACGAGTCCGACGAGTTTGTGCAGGCCGCGCTGGCAGGCGTTCGCGCTGTGGGCATCGAGCCGACGATCACGCAGTACTCTTTCTGCACCAACGGCAGTCACTATGCGGGCGAAGCGGGCATTAAAACCATCGGCTTCGGCCCCTCACGGGAAAATCTGGCGCACACCATCGATGAGTTTATCGAAGTTTCCCAGCTGACCGGTTCAGCAAACGGCTACTACGGCATCATCCAAAGCCTGTACGGGAAGTAAAAAACGTCGCTGAAAAATAGAACATTCATATACCTAAAGAAAGAACGGTGCGTCGTCATGCGGCGCGCCGTCCCGGAGAATAACGATGAAAACCATATTTAAAAACGGAAAAGTTATCGACGGTACCGGCAGCGACGCGTTTATCGCCGACGTTGTCGTTAACGATGGACGCATCGTCGCCATCGGCCAGGCAACCCCCGGCGTCAACGATCAGGTAATCGACGCCACGGGAAAGATTGTCTGTCCTGGCTTTATTGATACCCACACTCACTCAGACCTTTCGGCTATCGTTAACCCTGCCCTATCTGCCAAAATCCGTCAGGGTATTACTACTGAACTGCTGGGTCAGGACGGCGTCGCTCTCGCGCCGCTGCCGGAGCAGTATATCGCCGCCTGGCGTAAGAACATCGCCGGTCTGGATGGCGATACCGACAAGATCGACTGGAAGTTTAAAAATACTGAAGGCTATCTCAAACTGCTGGAAGAGCACCATCCGGCCACTAACCTCGCCTATTTAGTACCCCACGGCAACGTCCGCATGGAAGCTATGGGTCTGGAAGGCAATCCTTCCACCCGTGAAGACGTGGCGAAAATGTGCGAAATCCTTGAGCGTGAGCTGAAAGCGGGCGCATTTGGCCTCTCTACCGGCCTTATCTATATGCCGTGCGCGTTCGGCGATACTGCTGAAATGATCGAGCTGTGCAAAGTTACGGCTAAGCACAACGGCATTTTCGTCGTCCACCAGCGCAGTGAAGCTGATGACATCATTACTTCAACTCAAGAGCTTATCGACATCGCCAAGGCATCCGGGGTCTGGCTGCACATTTCCCACATGAAGGTGTGCGGCAAGAAAAACTGGGGGCTTATCGACCAGATGCTCGGCATGCTGGAACAGGCGCAAAAAGAGGGCATCCGCATCTCTTACGATCAGTATCCCTACGTGGCGGGCAGCACCATGCTCGGCGTGATCTTGCCTCCTTGGGTTCACTCCGGCGGCACCGACAAGCTGCTTGAGCGTTTGGAGTCTCCTGAACTGCGCGCCAAGATGATTGAAGATATCAAAAACGGTATTCCCGGCTGGGACAACTTCATCGACTTCGCCGGTCTGGACCAGATCTTCGTCACTAGCGCTAAAACGGCTAAAAACCAGGACGCCGTTGGCCTCAACTTGGTTCAACTCGGCGAGCTGCGCGGCAAAGATCCCTACAACGCCACCTTTGACCTGCTGTACGAAGAAGAAAACGCCGTTGGCATGGTCGACTTCTACGGCACCGAAGAACACGTCATCAAGTTCCTCTGCCGCCCGGAGCAGAACGTCTGTACCGACGGCCTGATGGGTGCAGGCAAGCCTCACCCCCGCGTTTTCGGCGCCTTCCCTCGCGTACTGGGCAAGTACGTGCGCGAAGAGAAGTGCCTGAGCTGGGAAGCGGCTATCCGCAAGATGACCGGCAAACCGGCAGAAGTTATGGGGCTTAGCGACCGCGGGCTGCTGAAAGTGGGCTACGCCGCCGACATCGTCATGCTCGACCCAGAAACTGTCGCGGACAAGGGCACCTTTATCGAACCTAACCAGTATCCGGAAGGCATTGAAATTGTCATGGTCAACGGAAGTCTGGCGTTAATACATGGCATAGAAAGCTATGCCTGCAGCGGTAGCGTTATTAGAAAGCAATAAAAACCATAATAAACAATACAAAGGGCTTAACCCTCGCGGATATTTTATATCCGTGACGGGAGCCCCTACCCTAAGGACATCACGATTATGAGTTTACAATCCAACGCGACAGGCGCGGCCAGTGCGGCCAAGCCCAAAACCTGGAAAGCGAGATATACCGTCCTTTCTCTGATTTGGCTTGCCTGGCTAC
This DNA window, taken from Leminorella richardii, encodes the following:
- the yccX gene encoding acylphosphatase, whose protein sequence is MSVCYMAYVSGVVQGVGFRYFTQLQARALGVTGYAYNMDDGRVEVLACGEREQVEKLIAWLKVGPRSARVERVLIEPRPYRDCASFSIKY
- a CDS encoding MBL fold metallo-hydrolase, producing the protein MKKFASRALLALALTGCAFTALSSAPTKQETQVPGYYRMSLGQFEVTALYDGSVKIGTSLYKGISAKDAKALLDKMYLNSDSGVQTAVNAYLINTGSRLVLVDSGAAKCFGPTLGSIKDNLQASGYKPEQVDTVLLTHLHPDHLCGITDNGAMVFPNATIYAAKAEADYWLNPEQAAKAPDDAKSTFTAIKTAVTPYQTAGKFKTYQPADALLDGVTVMPTPGHTPGHSSYLFTSGEQRLLVWGDIVHSHSVQFTRPEVAMEFDVDSKEAIKTRKMMFANVAKTDLWIAGAHLPFPGIGHVGADAQGYRWVPVEYSPFK
- a CDS encoding HD domain-containing protein, with the translated sequence MSDLEKRAREFASRVHGEANQRRKYTLAPYIVHPAAVVELVRSVPHTPEMLAAAWLHDTVEDTDVLIDDIFHLFGESVAQYVAMVTKVSAERDGDREARFVVDLRHTALACPQAKTIKLADIIDNCRTVADFDPAFAEGYLAEKRRQLAVLTQGDAELFQQANETIERGVGVVLAWRQGRETF
- a CDS encoding sigma-54 interaction domain-containing protein — protein: MISVLSNIQDDICNYADAISGITGTDVEIIDESLIRIAGTGKYRHMLNQNVAKNGYIYRHVLQVQKTVLIENPGENILCRSCEKHLYCSEVLDLNAPIFLNDRVIGVIGIICSSMEQRQVLLNQIDKFITFIEQIAEMISSKVFECLERLRAQETLGAFRRLIDAMDRGVVAIDGQNRIWHANLSAERLFNREVVGMALEIEMTGDVLYGDEEAWLTLEGQRHHVLCKQISLSSFDKDSLTMVIFHDARDYMSKVTLPANEFDDRARLVGHSRPMEQLRNTIGKVADSYASVLITGESGAGKEVVAFAIHQNSPRKAQPFVTINCAAIPEQLLESELFGYVRGAFSGADPKGRVGKFELAHGGSLFLDEIGDMPLHLQAKLLRVLQEKAITRVGSNNVINIDVRIIAATNKNLYDMVENGQFRQDLYYRLNVVPLELPSLRERKEDIATLAQYFADEFSDSYQRPRQKLPADVINLLYAYHWPGNIRELRNVIEYIYVMQGDASGINASHLPPHLLHATERMLTNKSASPLKGAAIPAEKEAIALALTQFGHDVEGKKRAAEHLGIGIATLYRKIKRYDLA
- the dpaL gene encoding diaminopropionate ammonia-lyase; amino-acid sequence: MQDILQCFINHTSFTERPTAPLAPFSYQELVKALNFHRSMPGYAPTPLYHLPILSKELGIKSLCLKDESQRFGLKAFKVLGGAYAMARHIADLLGKDISELPFDVMTSDAVRKEIKEVTFATTTDGNHGRGVAWMARQLKQKSVVYMPKGSSQERLTAIRNEGARAEIVDMNYDDAVRMTAEQAKEHGWVVVQDTAWPGYEKIPLWIMQGYGSLMLEAMNQLHQVPPTHVFVQAGVGSFAGMVQGMLTAAYGENRPKVIVAEALIADCLYRSALSKKGAAIPVGGDLQTVMAGLACGEANSIGWELLRDYADAFASCPDFVATLGMRTLGNPLPGDPHIVSGESGAVTTGLLSILMRSPEMAQIREQLGLNQDSRVLVISTEGDTDPQRYRDIVWDGEIPSFKKY
- a CDS encoding YgeY family selenium metabolism-linked hydrolase, with the translated sequence MLSASRFDEVVKNCQTLIHEKSYSGQEGDVVKAIEKMMKSYSFDDIHIDKYGNIVGGIVGNRPGKTLVLDGHIDTVPVDEEKWSRNPYGGDIEDGKIYGRGTTDMKGAVAAMISAVGFYGQDHQRDFAGKIYVACIVHEECFEGVAARLVSERYKPDYVIIGEASELNLKIGQRGRAEIVVETYGKPAHSANPQAGINAVYKMSQLIDKIRTVTPPTHPVLGLGILELTDIKSSPYPGASVVPDYCRATYDRRLLVGETKESVIAPLQKALKELEAQDPQFKGKVSYAFGQESCYTGSTIEGERFFPGWVFDESDEFVQAALAGVRAVGIEPTITQYSFCTNGSHYAGEAGIKTIGFGPSRENLAHTIDEFIEVSQLTGSANGYYGIIQSLYGK
- a CDS encoding N-acyl-D-amino-acid deacylase family protein, which translates into the protein MKTIFKNGKVIDGTGSDAFIADVVVNDGRIVAIGQATPGVNDQVIDATGKIVCPGFIDTHTHSDLSAIVNPALSAKIRQGITTELLGQDGVALAPLPEQYIAAWRKNIAGLDGDTDKIDWKFKNTEGYLKLLEEHHPATNLAYLVPHGNVRMEAMGLEGNPSTREDVAKMCEILERELKAGAFGLSTGLIYMPCAFGDTAEMIELCKVTAKHNGIFVVHQRSEADDIITSTQELIDIAKASGVWLHISHMKVCGKKNWGLIDQMLGMLEQAQKEGIRISYDQYPYVAGSTMLGVILPPWVHSGGTDKLLERLESPELRAKMIEDIKNGIPGWDNFIDFAGLDQIFVTSAKTAKNQDAVGLNLVQLGELRGKDPYNATFDLLYEEENAVGMVDFYGTEEHVIKFLCRPEQNVCTDGLMGAGKPHPRVFGAFPRVLGKYVREEKCLSWEAAIRKMTGKPAEVMGLSDRGLLKVGYAADIVMLDPETVADKGTFIEPNQYPEGIEIVMVNGSLALIHGIESYACSGSVIRKQ